In Lewinellaceae bacterium, a single window of DNA contains:
- a CDS encoding carotenoid biosynthesis protein: protein MQNNPKANPLMLQDESSYRTNLPADWLAILVLAVLYTVGIFGILLPIHQDFILLTPVNLLVSLALVLWFHAGWDRGTRAFVVIAYLVGFGAELFGVQTGILFGEYTYGRVLGPKVWGTPLMIGVNWVMLSYSAGVIANHLLPERHWLLRGLASALLMVGLDVLIEPVAMHYGFWSWEAEAVPLRNYLGWFLVAFPLQCLFAFWLGRALNKVAIALFILQVLFFLILGISL from the coding sequence ATGCAGAATAACCCGAAAGCAAACCCCCTGATGTTGCAGGACGAAAGCTCATATCGAACGAATTTGCCGGCGGACTGGCTGGCCATCCTGGTCCTGGCCGTTCTCTATACCGTGGGCATATTCGGCATCCTTCTCCCCATCCACCAGGATTTCATTCTGTTGACACCGGTCAACTTGCTGGTGTCGCTGGCCCTGGTGCTGTGGTTTCACGCCGGGTGGGACAGGGGCACCCGGGCCTTTGTCGTGATTGCCTATCTCGTTGGTTTCGGAGCGGAGCTTTTCGGGGTGCAAACCGGCATTTTGTTTGGCGAATACACCTATGGCAGGGTGCTGGGCCCCAAGGTGTGGGGCACGCCGCTGATGATCGGCGTCAACTGGGTGATGCTGAGTTACAGTGCCGGCGTCATCGCCAATCACCTCTTGCCGGAGAGGCACTGGCTGCTCCGGGGGCTGGCCTCGGCCTTGCTGATGGTCGGGCTGGATGTGCTCATAGAACCGGTGGCGATGCACTACGGCTTTTGGTCCTGGGAAGCGGAAGCCGTGCCGTTGCGCAACTACCTGGGCTGGTTTCTGGTCGCTTTTCCCCTGCAATGTTTGTTCGCTTTCTGGCTGGGCCGGGCGCTCAACAAAGTGGCCATCGCTTTGTTTATACTGCAAGTATTGTTCTTCCTTATCCTGGGCATTAGTTTATAG
- the crtI gene encoding phytoene desaturase, with protein sequence MKIGIIGAGVAGLASAVRMASRGHEVHVYEANSYPGGKLSEFKAKGYRFDAGPSLFTMPQYVDELYRAAGEKPEAHFEYERLPVVCHYFWEDGARLQAYAEQERFAKEVEEKLGVPPERLHRALADSRRKYEITGRIFLEKSLHRLSTWLNGRVLRAMLAIPGLDLFTSMDAVNRRHLKHPKLVQLFNRFATYNGSNPYKAPGLLSIIPHFEHHIGAFFPRGGMYNITKSIYELAVRKGAVFHFNAPVQEIIVKAGRATALRLEDGEEPYDVVISNMDVFFTYRKLLPRERHPERTLRQQKSTSALIFYWGIRRQFPELGLHNIFFSDDYRAEFQHLEEGKLFGDPTVYINITQKYEPGDAPEGCENWFTMINAPYDSGQDWDALIQASRKQILAKLSRMLKVDVEPLIECEEILEPRTIESKTASHLGALYGTSSNNRMAAFLRHPNFSSRIKGLYFCGGSVHPGGGIPLALLSAKIVDEVMHLDK encoded by the coding sequence TTGAAAATAGGAATCATTGGAGCGGGAGTAGCCGGGTTGGCTTCGGCAGTGCGCATGGCAAGCCGCGGGCATGAGGTGCATGTGTATGAGGCGAACAGCTACCCTGGCGGCAAGCTTTCCGAATTCAAGGCAAAGGGTTACCGGTTTGATGCCGGGCCTTCGCTGTTTACCATGCCGCAGTACGTGGATGAACTTTACCGGGCAGCCGGAGAAAAGCCGGAAGCGCATTTCGAATACGAGCGCCTGCCGGTGGTCTGCCACTACTTTTGGGAAGACGGCGCCCGCTTGCAAGCCTACGCCGAACAGGAGCGTTTCGCCAAAGAAGTAGAGGAAAAACTCGGCGTGCCGCCGGAGCGGCTGCACCGGGCGCTGGCGGACAGCCGCCGCAAATACGAGATCACCGGCCGGATTTTCCTGGAAAAATCGCTGCACCGCCTGAGTACCTGGCTGAACGGGCGCGTACTGCGCGCCATGCTGGCCATCCCCGGGCTGGACCTGTTCACCAGCATGGACGCCGTCAACCGGCGGCACCTGAAACACCCCAAATTGGTGCAGCTCTTCAACCGCTTCGCTACCTACAACGGTTCCAACCCCTATAAAGCGCCCGGCCTTTTGAGCATCATTCCGCACTTCGAGCACCACATCGGCGCCTTCTTTCCCCGGGGAGGGATGTACAACATTACCAAAAGCATCTACGAGCTGGCCGTGCGGAAAGGCGCCGTTTTTCATTTCAATGCACCGGTTCAGGAGATCATCGTCAAAGCGGGCAGGGCAACAGCCCTGCGGCTGGAGGACGGGGAAGAACCCTATGATGTTGTCATCAGCAATATGGACGTTTTTTTCACCTATCGCAAGCTCCTGCCCCGCGAGCGCCACCCCGAACGCACGCTGCGCCAGCAGAAATCGACTTCCGCCCTGATCTTTTACTGGGGCATTCGGCGGCAGTTTCCGGAGCTGGGGCTGCACAACATCTTTTTCAGCGACGATTACCGCGCTGAATTTCAGCATCTGGAAGAGGGCAAGCTCTTCGGCGATCCCACCGTATACATCAACATCACCCAAAAATACGAGCCAGGCGACGCGCCGGAAGGCTGCGAGAACTGGTTCACCATGATCAACGCGCCCTACGATTCCGGGCAGGACTGGGATGCGCTCATCCAGGCCTCCAGGAAACAAATACTGGCCAAGTTGAGCCGCATGCTGAAGGTTGACGTAGAACCCCTCATCGAGTGCGAGGAGATACTCGAACCCCGCACCATCGAGAGCAAAACGGCTTCCCATCTGGGGGCCCTGTACGGCACGAGCTCCAACAACCGCATGGCAGCCTTCCTCCGGCACCCCAACTTTTCGAGCCGGATCAAAGGGCTGTACTTCTGCGGCGGCAGCGTGCATCCGGGAGGAGGGATACCGCTGGCCTTGCTGTCGGCAAAAATTGTGGATGAGGTAATGCATTTGGATAAGTAA
- a CDS encoding riboflavin synthase produces the protein MFTGIIEAMGTARNLRKEGGNVHITIESAISGELKIDQSVAHNGVCLTVVALGPQAHTVTAIEETLLRSNLGALKEGGRINLERAMKADSRLDGHMVQGHVDATAVCAAVDERDGSWYYRFRYQPTEEHLLVDKGSVTVNGVSLTVVKPEADVFSVAIIPYTYEHTNFKDIQPGDAVNLEFDIIGKYIARYAKLYGGKGG, from the coding sequence ATGTTTACCGGAATTATCGAAGCCATGGGGACGGCCAGGAACCTCCGAAAGGAAGGCGGCAATGTTCATATTACGATCGAAAGCGCTATATCAGGGGAGCTTAAAATAGACCAGAGCGTCGCCCACAACGGGGTCTGCCTCACGGTGGTCGCCCTGGGCCCGCAGGCGCATACGGTCACCGCCATCGAAGAAACGCTCCTGCGCTCCAACCTGGGCGCGTTGAAAGAGGGGGGGCGGATCAACCTCGAACGCGCCATGAAAGCCGACAGCCGCCTCGACGGCCACATGGTGCAGGGCCATGTCGACGCCACCGCTGTTTGTGCCGCCGTCGACGAGCGGGACGGAAGCTGGTACTACCGCTTTCGCTATCAGCCCACTGAAGAACACCTGCTGGTGGATAAAGGCTCGGTGACCGTCAACGGCGTGAGCCTTACGGTAGTGAAACCCGAAGCGGATGTTTTTTCCGTGGCCATCATTCCCTATACCTACGAGCACACCAATTTTAAGGACATCCAACCGGGGGATGCGGTGAACCTGGAGTTCGATATCATCGGGAAGTATATTGCCCGGTATGCGAAGTTGTATGGCGGGAAGGGGGGATAG
- the bshB1 gene encoding bacillithiol biosynthesis deacetylase BshB1 — protein sequence MKVDILAIGVHPDDIELSCSGTLLRHISQGKTVGLLDLTQGELGTRGSARIRLEEATTAAGLMGAAFRKNLGMADGFFAYDREHILKIIEVLREHQPEIVLANALSDRHPDHGRAARLIADACFYSGLVKIPTAGQDGAPHERWRPRAIYHYIQDRNLKPDFVVDITPFMDKKIELIQAYRSQVFVPDAKEYEGELNSPISGEDFMDFLRAKARAYGRDAGFEYAEGFNTGRTPGLHDLFSLM from the coding sequence ATGAAAGTAGACATTCTCGCTATCGGGGTCCATCCCGATGACATCGAGCTGAGTTGCAGCGGCACCCTGCTTCGGCACATCAGCCAGGGCAAAACCGTAGGGCTGCTCGACCTCACCCAGGGAGAACTGGGCACCCGAGGCTCCGCCCGCATCCGGCTGGAAGAGGCCACTACCGCCGCCGGCCTGATGGGCGCCGCCTTCCGCAAAAACCTCGGCATGGCCGATGGTTTCTTTGCCTACGACCGGGAACACATCCTCAAGATCATCGAAGTGCTCCGCGAACACCAGCCCGAGATCGTGCTGGCCAACGCTTTGTCGGACCGCCACCCCGACCACGGCCGGGCCGCCCGCCTCATCGCCGATGCCTGCTTTTACTCCGGCCTGGTCAAAATACCGACCGCGGGCCAGGACGGCGCTCCCCACGAGCGCTGGCGCCCCCGTGCCATTTACCACTACATACAAGACCGCAACCTCAAGCCGGATTTCGTTGTCGACATCACCCCTTTCATGGATAAAAAGATCGAATTGATACAGGCCTACCGCTCCCAGGTCTTCGTTCCCGATGCGAAAGAATACGAGGGGGAATTGAACTCTCCCATTTCAGGAGAAGACTTCATGGATTTCCTGCGGGCCAAAGCCAGGGCTTATGGCCGGGATGCCGGCTTCGAGTATGCGGAGGGGTTCAATACCGGCCGCACACCAGGCCTCCACGACCTTTTCAGCTTGATGTAA